One stretch of Xiphophorus maculatus strain JP 163 A chromosome 19, X_maculatus-5.0-male, whole genome shotgun sequence DNA includes these proteins:
- the LOC102232350 gene encoding uncharacterized protein LOC102232350 isoform X1 → MDQLTLSCMMCKMDSSTDSDSEISPRWSDTSTLGCVSSAPESRTSCRTVALTYKSAGRHGCCSLFLDPYDGSSEDSEEPNGASREKRQQGGRSGSGQRRRLLRHHAASLTVSEMVTNSSRDSSTHYQSVVHQSVSYSTKGNHAMDVEVQLGGSGLDAGCSPGFLPPEERSSCRISSCSSLRPLCKRKELPPGGQVEAEPMKRQCVRNMEEEADEQ, encoded by the exons ATGGACCAGCTGACTCTGAGCTGCATG ATGTGTAAGATGGACTCCAGCACGGATTCAGACTCTGAGATCAGCCCCAGGTGGTCGGACACCAGCACTCTG GGATGTGTGAGCAGCGCACCAGAAAGCAGAACCTCCTGCCGGACCGTGGCGTTGACATACAAGTCTGCAGGAAGACATGGCTGCTGTTCGCTG TTTTTGGACCCGTATGATGGGAGCTCAGAGGATTCTGAGGAGCCAAACGGTGCCAGCAGGGAGAAGAGGCAGCAAG GAGGACGCAGCGGCTCTGGCCAGAGAAGGCGATTGTTGCGTCACCACGCCGCCTCTTTAACAGTCAGTGAAATGgtgacaaacagcagcagagactCTTCAACACATTATCAGTCTGTAGTTCATCAAAGTGTAAGCTATTCAACAAAGGGGAACCATGCTATGGATGTAGAGGTGCAGCTTGGTGGCTCCGGGTTGGATGCAGGTTGCAGCCCTGGATTTCTGCCCCCAGAGGAAAGGAGCTCCTGTCGGATCAGCAGCTGCTCTTCGCTCAGGCCGCTCTGCAAGAGGAAGGAACTCCCACCTGGAGGACAGGTGGAGGCGGAGCCAATGAAGAGGCAATGTGTTAGAAACATGGAGGAGGAAGCTGATGAACAATGA
- the LOC102232350 gene encoding uncharacterized protein LOC102232350 isoform X2: MCKMDSSTDSDSEISPRWSDTSTLGCVSSAPESRTSCRTVALTYKSAGRHGCCSLFLDPYDGSSEDSEEPNGASREKRQQGGRSGSGQRRRLLRHHAASLTVSEMVTNSSRDSSTHYQSVVHQSVSYSTKGNHAMDVEVQLGGSGLDAGCSPGFLPPEERSSCRISSCSSLRPLCKRKELPPGGQVEAEPMKRQCVRNMEEEADEQ, from the exons ATGTGTAAGATGGACTCCAGCACGGATTCAGACTCTGAGATCAGCCCCAGGTGGTCGGACACCAGCACTCTG GGATGTGTGAGCAGCGCACCAGAAAGCAGAACCTCCTGCCGGACCGTGGCGTTGACATACAAGTCTGCAGGAAGACATGGCTGCTGTTCGCTG TTTTTGGACCCGTATGATGGGAGCTCAGAGGATTCTGAGGAGCCAAACGGTGCCAGCAGGGAGAAGAGGCAGCAAG GAGGACGCAGCGGCTCTGGCCAGAGAAGGCGATTGTTGCGTCACCACGCCGCCTCTTTAACAGTCAGTGAAATGgtgacaaacagcagcagagactCTTCAACACATTATCAGTCTGTAGTTCATCAAAGTGTAAGCTATTCAACAAAGGGGAACCATGCTATGGATGTAGAGGTGCAGCTTGGTGGCTCCGGGTTGGATGCAGGTTGCAGCCCTGGATTTCTGCCCCCAGAGGAAAGGAGCTCCTGTCGGATCAGCAGCTGCTCTTCGCTCAGGCCGCTCTGCAAGAGGAAGGAACTCCCACCTGGAGGACAGGTGGAGGCGGAGCCAATGAAGAGGCAATGTGTTAGAAACATGGAGGAGGAAGCTGATGAACAATGA